Proteins found in one Carassius auratus strain Wakin chromosome 12, ASM336829v1, whole genome shotgun sequence genomic segment:
- the LOC113111891 gene encoding arginase-1, translating into MITVMKSFSGLRAAFHIFTRDLHHHHCVGIIGAPFSKGQQRDGVQRGADLIRAAGLVQKLKGQGCVVKDYGNLTFEDIPNDEPVGRLKTPRAVGRANELLAGAVQKIKSDGNTCVMLGGDHSLAIGSISGHAASRHELSVLWVDAHADINTPLTTPTGNIHGQPLSYLIHELHSKIPIIPNFSWIKPCVAAKDIVYIGLRDVDPEEHYILKHLGIKTFSMTEVDRLGIAKVMEQTCDHMFSKVKKPIHLSFDIDALDPSVSPATGTPAAGGLTYREGIYITEHICQTGLLSAVDMVEVNPKQGKTEEEIKSTVNAAVDLLLGCFGRVREGSHEPDYQIPNP; encoded by the exons ATGATAACAGTGATGAAGAGCTTCAGCGGATTACGAGCCGCTTTTCACATATTCACAAGAGACCTCCATCATCATCACTGTGTGGGAATAATAGGTGCACCTTTTTCTAAAGGACAG CAGAGAGATGGTGTGCAGAGAGGAGCAGACCTCATTCGAGCTGCTGGATTGGTGCAGAAACTTAAAGGGCAAG GTTGTGTAGTGAAGGATTATGGGAATCTGACTTTTGAGGACATCCCCAATGATGAGCCAGTTGGCAGACTGAAGACTCCGAGAGCAGTCGGCCGTGCCAATGAGCTGCTCGCAGGAGCTGTGCAGAAGATCAAGAGCGATGGCAACACTTGTGTGATGCTGGGAGGAGACCACAG CTTGGCGATTGGTTCGATCTCTGGTCATGCTGCCTCAAGACATGAGCTGAGTGTTTTATGGGTGGATGCACACGCAGATATCAACACACCTTTAACCACACCAACTGGAAACATTCACGGACAACCGCTGTCGTACCTCATCCATGAACTGCACTCAAAG ATTCCCATAATTCCAAATTTCTCATGGATAAAGCCTTGTGTCGCAGCTAAGGACATTGTCTACATTGGACTCAGAGATGTGGACCCAGAAGAACA TTATATCCTGAAGCACCTTGGAATCAAAACGTTCTCCATGACAGAGGTTGATCGGCTTGGAATAGCAAAAGTAATGGAGCAGACGTGTGATCACATGTTTTCAAA GGTGAAAAAACCCATCCACCTCAGTTTTGACATTGATGCACTGGACCCATCGGTCTCACCTGCAACAGGCACACCTGCAGCGGGAGGACTGACCTACAGAGAGGGCATTTACATCACTGAacacatctgtcagacag GTCTTCTCTCTGCTGTAGACATGGTGGAAGTGAACCCAAAGCAGGGTAAAACAGAGGAGGAAATTAAATCAACAGTAAACGCTGCAGTGGATCTGTTACTGGGCTGCTTCGGACGGGTCCGCGAGGGGTCTCATGAGCCTGATTACCAAATTCCAAATCCATAA